CTGGTGATGACGCAGTTTTTCTTCCTCCGAAATCCCCAGCTTTACATCCACCGTAAATTCCGTACCGATACCTTTGATAGACCGCACCGTGATCTTTCCATCCATCATATCTACAATGCTTTTTGATATGGAAAGTCCAAGTCCGGTTCCCCCGAACAAAGCCGTCGTCCCTGTAGACTCCTGTGAAAACGGCTCAAAAATATGCGGAAGATATTCTTCATCCATCCCGATTCCGGTATCATTGATGATAAAGCGCAGTATGGCACCATTTTTGCTCTTCCTGTGCAGATGTGTGGAGAAGGTAACCTTCCCCGACTCACTTGTAAATTTGATGGCATTGCTCAGAATGTTGATCAGAACCTGCTGAAGCTTCATGGCATCGCCCATGTAACAGTCGTCCAGCACCGGATCCACAATACACTCGTATTCGACGCCTTTGGCGGACGCCTGCGTATAACAAATGGAATTCAGCCCGTTTATAAATTCCTCCAGCGGGATCTTCTCATTTTTCAGCAGCATTTTCCCGCTCTCTATCCGGCTCATATCCAGGATATCGTTGATGAGAGAGAGGAGGAACCTGGAAGAAATACCGATCTTGGATATGCATTCCGCTACCCGCTCATCATCACCGATCGCCTGTGCTGCGATGGCGCTCATACCTATGATCGCGTTCATCGGGGTACGAATTTCGTGACTCATTCTTGACAGGAAATCTGTCTTGGCAACATTCGCCTGTTCAGCCGCTACCAAAGCGGAAGCCAGCTCCTCTTTTTGACGCTGTTCCTGATGAACCACATCCGTCACATCCGTACATACCACGCATACACGCCCGAGGTCCTTGCTGATATAAAACACCTGATACTTCTTAACCCGGACAGCCTCATGCTTCTCACACATTTCCACCATAAAGCTATAGGACTCCTGTCTCACCAGGTGTTCCCTCATATATCCAATATCAAGCTTTTCCAGATACTCCATTCTCGCGGCTTCATCCACACAGTAATCCGCCGCCTCCCGCATGAATACGGAGTACAACCCCTGCACGCGTGCCCTGTGATCCTCCCCCGCCTCGAACTTAATCGTACGGTAACTGCCGCGAAGCATATCAACTTCAATAATGCTGTCATAATCCAGTGCGGTGATCTTGTTCAGAAGCTGTTCCTGTATCTTGCTCTCCGTCACGTTTTTTGTATAAAAAAACACGATAATATCCCTGGTTTCGGGCTGCAGACAGGACCGGAAACCGGTGCTTCCCCAGAAGGTTCCTCCATTTTTATTCCTTCTTAGAAATTCAAAATGATAATCTGTCCTGCCCGCCGCATAGTCCGCCAGCACTTTCTTACGGCTGAGCGTAAGCCTGATGCTCTCTCCATACGCCGCATCGACGGCCGAAGCGGCCAGACTCTCCACGATCTCATCATACGAGTTGCCGGAATCAGCGATTTCCACCTCCGTGCTGGAGATAAAGCTCTCCACCTGGTTTCTGGTAACGTTCAGGCGCCCCTGAAGATATCCTTCTGTGGCAGACAGTTCTGCAAAATAGGACAGCTCCTTGTCATACAGCTCTTTGACACGCTCTCTCAGCTGCTTTTCTTCTGTAATGTCCACAAACACACAGTACAGAAACGGTTCATTTGCCTTTTCTGTGAGAAGCTGCCCTTTCAGGGAAATCCACTTCACGGTACCGCTCTTGCATATCAGCCGTCTCTCGAAATGAAACGTGTTTCCTATCTGCAGCTGGCTTGAGATTCTTTCTCTGATAAACGTCATATCTTCCGGATGCGTCACACATGCCATGGAATTTCCCAGCGCTGCAAACTCTCCTCTGGTATATCCCAGGAATTCAAACAGACCTTCGTTTGCATCGATCACCGAGAACTTTTCATCGTACCTGCAGCGGAAAACAGCACCTGGTATGCTATTGTACAGGTACAGGATCTCTTCCTGCGCCTCCTTCAGATGGGTAATGTCTATGCAGACAGACGTAATGGCAGGTCTGCCGTCCTCCGCCGTCATCTTCCTGCCCAGGTCGCGTACCCAGATATAGGAACCGTCTTTCTTTTTCATCCGGTATTCAACCACATACTCGCCTTTTTCTTCCAGCTGTTCCTTCACTTCACGGTCCACCATCTCACGGTCATCCAAATGCATGCAGTTCGTGATCAGTCCTTCGATATCGGTTACGAATTCCTCCTCGCTTTCGTAGCCCAGGTATTTCAGCATCTGCCAGTTGACGAAATAGAAGGGGTATCCCTCCTCCACGTAGCCTCCCATCATGCCTCCAGACACGGAATCGTTCAGCATTTCCTGACGCTGCATGGCGATATCCTCCACAACCAGCGTGTGAGGATAATGTTCTGAATCCCGCTGGCTGTTTGCCGGTTCCGCAAAATGAAAACTCTTGATCAGCCATCCGCTCTCCTCCTGACGTACC
The Ruminococcus gauvreauii genome window above contains:
- a CDS encoding response regulator yields the protein MNNKISAKETLQLFCHKWFEQRDAKGAARYIADDVDFVGTGGNEAAQGRREMEAYLCQDIEEMTEPFACDWSVIHEQPLTEDFHNLSMNMTLKNTKYTWYLRGFFTLVRQEESGWLIKSFHFAEPANSQRDSEHYPHTLVVEDIAMQRQEMLNDSVSGGMMGGYVEEGYPFYFVNWQMLKYLGYESEEEFVTDIEGLITNCMHLDDREMVDREVKEQLEEKGEYVVEYRMKKKDGSYIWVRDLGRKMTAEDGRPAITSVCIDITHLKEAQEEILYLYNSIPGAVFRCRYDEKFSVIDANEGLFEFLGYTRGEFAALGNSMACVTHPEDMTFIRERISSQLQIGNTFHFERRLICKSGTVKWISLKGQLLTEKANEPFLYCVFVDITEEKQLRERVKELYDKELSYFAELSATEGYLQGRLNVTRNQVESFISSTEVEIADSGNSYDEIVESLAASAVDAAYGESIRLTLSRKKVLADYAAGRTDYHFEFLRRNKNGGTFWGSTGFRSCLQPETRDIIVFFYTKNVTESKIQEQLLNKITALDYDSIIEVDMLRGSYRTIKFEAGEDHRARVQGLYSVFMREAADYCVDEAARMEYLEKLDIGYMREHLVRQESYSFMVEMCEKHEAVRVKKYQVFYISKDLGRVCVVCTDVTDVVHQEQRQKEELASALVAAEQANVAKTDFLSRMSHEIRTPMNAIIGMSAIAAQAIGDDERVAECISKIGISSRFLLSLINDILDMSRIESGKMLLKNEKIPLEEFINGLNSICYTQASAKGVEYECIVDPVLDDCYMGDAMKLQQVLINILSNAIKFTSESGKVTFSTHLHRKSKNGAILRFIINDTGIGMDEEYLPHIFEPFSQESTGTTALFGGTGLGLSISKSIVDMMDGKITVRSIKGIGTEFTVDVKLGISEEEKLRHHQRKHEFHFSYLKTLVVDDDVAVCESAVVTLKEMGVTAEWVDSGRKAVNRVKELWGKGRHYDMILIDWKMPDMDGIETARCIRAIVGPEVTIIIVTAYEWSGIEHEAKLAGVNLLMSKPMFKSSLISAFTRALGEKEEKEQREEEKADYDFTGKRVLLAEDNALNTEVAVMILETKGFQVDKAENGLRAMELFSKSSPGYYDAILMDIRMPLMDGLAASVNIRHLSNEDASDIPIIAMTANAFDDDMEKSKAAGMNAHLAKPIDPDRLYQTLYHFIFEKDE